Sequence from the Solea senegalensis isolate Sse05_10M linkage group LG1, IFAPA_SoseM_1, whole genome shotgun sequence genome:
aatgtatttgaatgaaaatccaaatatatatttatatttacaggACAACAAAGTGTTACCTGCGAGAGCTGGTTGGCTCTGTAAGCTGCCAGCGCTTTCAAATACTCCCTTTTGGCCacttctgtctttctcttgtaCACCTAGAAGAGACACAATTTTAATAGGTGTCATTAGTCTCTCATTTTCACAAACAGTCACTTTTTAAACCACATCCCCACTGGTCGAAAAACTGGGGGTTTTCATTAGAGGCAATGTGTTTAATTATTGCTCACAGAGTCAATTGactgcttcatttttggcagcaaTGAAAATTCCAGCATCATTTGCTAAGATGCACATTCATCTTTGGGCTAAAAGTATGACCATGAGCCATTTTTACAACTACTGACAATGTGTATTGTTTTATCTTCATTTCCTTGAAATCCTTCACTCTCCACAAAGTTTGAATGACCAACTGAAATAAAAGATACATAATAGTAATGCTTAGggcttgttttaattctttaaaaaaaacactgaaactgattcattgattaCCAAACTAGTTGATGATTAACTaagtaatcgatgaatcgtttcagCCCTAACAATGGCTGTAACATTGTCACTGAGTTCCGTTCTGGCTTGTTTCATTTCTGGCACATTTGTGACATTCCATTTCATGCATGGGTGATGAAGGGGTGAAGAAAACATCACAAGTCAGAACAACAACAGGCGACAGTGTTAACTGCCTCTTTTTTTCACTGCATCACATCGGTTAAAAAAGCCTGGGTACACCTGCTAATGTTACTGTTAAAGGGGCTAAATAAgttttttacctgtttttgttCCTCGGCCAAGCTGTCCCACATGGAAGCCACAATCTTTGACACCTCCCCAAAAGAAGCATTGGGATTCTGGCCCTTAATAGCTGCTTGGGTGTCTCTGAAGAACAAGGCATAAGCTGAAACTGGCTTCTGTGGTTCATTTGGATccttctttttccttcctttctttggGCCCATGGCCATACTCGCTGGGGACAGCGTGGCCGGCTTTCCCCCACCCCTCCTGCCTGTAACCGGGGAGATGGAGGATAGGTGTGCTTGGTGGGAGGACAGGTGGGAGaggacagaagaagaggagagagacatgGGGGAGTCTACCAGCACACTCCTCTGAATAAGGAAAAGATAAGAAGGAGAGGAGTACATATTAGCTGTCATACAAGCTGTGATGGATACCACCAAACACCACAGGTTTATCCCTCACCTTGAAGTCATCCATGTCTTCATCCTGCAGGGAACCAGCTGGAGACGGTGTTGCCGACAGCGGCTGCTCGGGTGTCTCTGAATGATGTCCCATGTTTTCACCACCAAGACCCAGTGCCAATTCTGACTGGTTAATTGTGCTCAGGTGACTACTTCCCAAAAGACTGTGACCAATGTCACCAAGCTGGACATCAATGGTCATTGGGGATGAACTGCTGAAATGTGAACCACTGGAGTTCCCCATTTCCTGCAGCGGGAttaagacacagaaaaaaagttagaaaatcttaattcatgaacggcttaaagtgacacaatgtaggattacaacctttaaataatgtgaacaagattattttgacagcacaactaaaaacagcatgaatggcacctctgtcaaagactgagcaggtctgcatcacctgcattgGCACTATGTAACTTCTGAATTCGGGTctgtgccacaaaaagaactacaacattctactttatggcataacatggctgccatggGACACACAGAGATTCAGGACGCTGTCACAACAGAGCTGTTTGGTACACTTTAAACAGATCAGCGTTTGATTCCTAGGATAGTGTGCTTCATTTGGGCAGATGTGAACGCTTATCCAAACTCTGGTCTGCCTGAAATTGTAGATCTCCATTTGTTTCCAAGTGAACCCTGGTGATGTTCATTTACTGTGGGAGATGCAAGTCCGTGTCTCAGGCTTGTTATTATCGATGATAGCTGCATGCAGTGCTGACCACAAATCTTAACACCTGATTTATTGCTTTAAACCGATTATCACGTTTGATGGCCAACAGGTAGAGATCACTCACCAAAGCTGAAGAGCTCAGAAGGGCCCCTCCTCCAGCCTGGCCCATTGAACCAAGGTTCAACTGCTCCAGGCCTTGAGATCCAGAGTTCACAAAGGTGGAAGCGAAGGAAGGGTCATTGGCCTCGACCACCAGGTTGCTTACAAGACTGCGGGATACTGAAGATCCCCCAGTGCCATCTGACCCATCTGTCAACTCAAAGTGGGCATCACTGATGCCCAGAGCTGGGTCTGGATCAAGGGAGATGGGGGGGATCTCAAACACCTCATCCCCAAGACTTGGAGTGTGAAATGTCTGCTACAGGTGGAGAATGAGAATGAGAGGGAAGAATGGGTCAGTAAAATTAAATTTTACTCTGAACTGCCATGTAGCCCGTGTAAACTCACTCACCTCAGCGGACAGAAAAGGGTGGCCTGCTCCACTGATGGTCAGGTAACTATCGCTGCCCTCTGCGAACTAAAACACATTAGCAGGTCAGCATTCAATAAGCGATAAGCTTTTCCACCAATAactgacatttaatttaatccCTCAATAGTACGCATTATGTTATCTTCTTTACCTTGTTCTCCTCAGGGTATCCACCGTATGCCTGGCTGTCCAAAAACTCCGAATCAACATTCTGAGCACAACCATCCGACAGGTCCGAGTAAAAATTTATGTCCATATTAAAGGTATTTCCTCTAAACAAACGAACGCACGAGTTTGTGGCTACTTTGCTGGAAACTGAGATATTTTGAATTCCGACCCATTTAGGTTTCAAATTAATATGCTAGTAGCTAGCCAGCTAGCTAATCCCAGTCTGTTAGCATAACGTTGCAACAAACTACTTCAGCTTTTAAATCGGATGTATGAGGAGGGCATAGAGGTGGCTTGAGGCCAACAACAACCAAGTAATCACAGTGTTATTAAAATACAACTTTTTAACTCCCCATACGTGCGATTTTTACTTGAGGCCCAATACAAACTCATTCATAAAACGCCGGAGCGATGCTAGCATCCTCTCAACGACCGCACTAGCAAGTGACTGATTCGCGGGCTGTCAGAAAAATGCAATTTGCGACTCCAAACACTTTaagtttttgtatttaattgcGTGCACATGTTTAAGTTGTGCCATATTAGTTGCAGAATTGGCATATATAAGAAAATTTTATAGCGGGTTACTTTTTTCCGACCGTGGTGGTAAACCTGGTGTTTAAAATCTATGTTGTTGGCTTAATATGTTGGTTCTGCAAATGAAATCGGCCAGCAAACAGAAGGCCGTGAAGGCAGCACTGCCTCACACTGTCCCCGCCCACTCGATGACGTTAGTATGTGAGAAACGATGGAGGGATACTGAtccagaaataaagaaaaaaattgatCCAGAAATGTTAAGAATTACCATTTATAAAATAGCAACTATTATTCCGTGTTCACTGTCAACCATTTAATATGAATGTGTTGAAATGCTATTagtaaacattatttatttatgatagATCATGAGTGAAATTTGTTGCTTCTCCAATTAAACCAAATAATTGCACCTCGAATTCCTTACTAGTATTAGTCACATATAGGACTTTGTTGAGTTTAGCTTTTCATGCTTAAGGACATCCAAATACCATTTTGATGTACACATGAAAATCATGGTCTATCCTATAAAGTGAAAACGTGTCCCAAGctataaaattatatttagcTGCTCTCCAATGTGGTGTTCTTAAAATATTCTGAAATTGCCACGTACATATTGCTCTACGAGTAAAACCTTCATCATCTTCAGTTTTAACACTCTAGAATATTACATTGATACTGCCTAACAGTATAAgttgaaacaaataaatatgcatTTAGTTTTGAGAATAGTGTAGTAATTAGACAACCATGATTCAGTCAGGTGATGAACTACAGAgaaaatagtgaatatgtgaaaGGCTAATCCAGTTATAAATAATCTTGACACACAGTTCCTGTCCAGTCTTATCAGTGAACATCATGTGTCTCAGTGTTACTGTAATTAATAACATGTAAAAAATGGCAGAAATCCAGACTTGCGTGTGATCATCTGCTGTATTATTCATCATGGTTTAATTATGGACATGAATTGGCCGTGTGTACAAACCAAAAACTTAATTGTTGCCTGTGTTTGGTGAAATctgtaaaaatacacacaaactttTCACTTTAGATTGCTGTTATTCATATCACAGATACAGTCAGATCATAAAACAATAGTAACTCATTGTGGTCTTATCTGCACCATTGTACATAACTGACCAGCTCTACATTGTACATTACACCCATCCTCCTAGCACTGATTCAGTAACTAATACGCCAACCCGCCCTCCCCTACCCCCAGCTcaacccccaccccaccccaccccacccacaGAGGGAAAACGATAACAGTACATCCACACACTGGATCCCCTTTCAGTTCAGACTCGCCTGGATGCAGAGGATGTGACCATGAGGTGGGGGGGGATGATGGAGTCTGGATCCAGGCTCTGCTCAGTACACAAGTCCAGTTTCATGTAGCGCTGGAGGACCAGCATTGAGGTTCTTAGCTAATAAAAGGGTTTTCTGTACAGTAGATGTCCCCTTTTGGTCACGGCTGGGAATGTGATGGTAATTCACAGGTTTTCGAGGAATAGGAGAATATCAAGTCGTGAGAAAAGATAGCTCAgcttttttgccattttgctGGAGGGTCGATTGAAATAGACAACACAATTctcagtgattaaaaaaagaaaatgaattggGTGCAAACCTGCATCGTTCATGAAAAAACAGTcctatataaaataaatgaataaaagtagcaaccaacaaataaacataatgtggtaaaaaaataaatgagaaataacatgatTCAATGTTGTGAAGGGACTAAGTCAGATGAGTTTAAAGAGTGGGGTTCAGTCAATCCTCTGAACTTGATGAGGAGTCAGAGTCCTTCTGTGCTATGATGACATCGTCCAATAATGCTTCTTGATCCGAGCTGTCATAGTCACCATGGGAAATGCTGTCACCACCcatcattttaacatcaaaGTCTGGACTGGTGAGAAAGTGATGAGAGGTCTCCAGGTCCTCCTCATCCATCATGTAGGCTCCATCTGAGACCAGAGTCTCCTCTTCAACTCCGTCCAGGTTGGGGTCTTCAGGAACAGGCTCTGGagtgtggtgatgatgatgatggtggtggtgatggtgatgatgatggcggcGTCTGCTTTTCTTAGGGATGTCCGAGTGCTCAGTCAGCAGTCGGTGGAAGTGGGTCTCCGGCAGAAAACCCtgaaacattaaacaaatattCGATGAAGAAACAAACTTAAGGGAGTGGAAAGTGTTTCCAGTTCTCTTCCATCACTGACACTGGAAACCACAGTTCCTCTCATCTTTCAAACAATTCCTACTGTGTGGCGTCAATAAAGTGCATCTATATATCTTAAAAGAGGGATTTCCCAGCCTTTCAGCCCCCCAAAATAACAGGACTAGTGGCACAAAACCATTATTTTCTAAAAGTTTACACATCAGGTTTAAACTAAACACTATAATTGTGAAGAGTTAAACAGTGAAAGTTTCTATAAAATTGTCAAGAGTGTAAGCAACTCAACTGtcttacatgttttcatttacttaCTGAATAAGCAATCAGTGAGAAAACAACTCAGAcctaaaatagttttttgtattttatttaaaatagtaaaaatgaaTGACTTTGATTACATACAGAGCTGCGAACTGTGTCAGACCAATCGGGCGCTACGGCGTTATCAGGATTCTCCTCGAGATACTCCCTCAGATCTTGCAGCATTGGACAGAAAGCAGCGCCGACCTTCAcagaacaaaaatgtttgttagAAGGCAAGAAGACGGTCAATGGGTAcagtaaatacacaataaattgCACCAGTCGTGTCTCACCTTCTTCCCTGTCCTCATGTTGATGACTTTAACCTTCTCGCTACCAGTTAGAACTTTAtttgccctcctcctcctcttccttttgcTCCTGTTTACAAGAAGCTGAAGAAACCAAAATGTGAGCAAGGTCTccataaacaataaaatgtaatttgatgAATTTTGTACTATTTCATAACAGATAATGCAGATTAACTGAACATACCTCCAGCATGTCTCCCTCCACCTCATAATCTGGGTTCTCTTTCAGCCATGTTGGGGGGTCCCTCCGTCGAGGAGTGCGCTCTAGTGGATCAAGGAGACCCTCTGTGTCTGACAgctgagacaaacacaaagtagtgattaaaaaaaatacaaaaacatctaACTCCATCCATGTTCTGCAGGAATACAGGTAAACCCTGACACATGTACCTCTTGGTCCTTGCGTTTTTTGCGGTTGCTGCTCTCTCCTGACCCATTGGGCATCAGAGCCTGCTTAGAGAACGTCAGCTTCAGCCCCTCCTCCTGGcagaatgaaacacacacacacacacacaaatcttgTAAATTTGTCCAATACCTCTTAGATTCAAACAGATAATCTGATCAACTATAGaaaaagactgttttttttaattcaattaactGTCTTTGCCTACaatttgaatattatttaattatttctcacCTTAAGGAGTTTGACTGTGAactctccatcttctccttctGCCCCTGGGCCAGCAGTCATGCTGCTGGGTTTACGGATCAGCCTTGTGAAGGCCATCTCATCTCCCATCAGGTCTGAGCTCGGGTTGAGCTGAGCCTCAGGCACATACCGCCGCCCTGAGGGCCACTGACCAGTCAGCACCAGTGTACACAAGGTGTCCAGTCTGTTGATCAATACACGGTCCTGGAACATAAGAGCAAGGCTTATGTATCAGTCATGatcagtacaaaaaaaagaagcaaaaaacaaTATGGCTCATCTCCTCtagaaaaacatttgtattgtgtttaaacatacataATGTACTCTGTAAATCAAACTGGAAATGAATTACCTTGGGCCAGTCAACTCTGATAGGATCAGGAGGTGGAATACCATCCTGAGACGGAGTAATGGAGAGTAAACTATTATCTTCATCCATATCACACACCTTGGCTGCTaagggtaaaaaaataaaaatcatcaacTCCATGGTTTCATCCATGCTGCATTTAAAAGCACATCACATaagatattaagtcataaaatgaccatgatatatcaaagtacaaaaacatgttaaggTGAAATTAATTCATAGACTTGATGATTCTCCAATGCTGTGACTCTGCACGTCATCAGTTTCATCACCTGTTGCTAATATAAAATTACCAAATGGAccaatgtttataaaaaaaaacaaacaaacaaattggaCAGTTGTATGAACGTGTATGTGAACACAGTGTAACACCAGGTGTAAGTGCAGCTCCTTTGAAGAGGATTGCTGTAGTAGGCCACagtaacatttttctttcactcatcAGCTTAcccttttctccctcttcctcacTCTCCCCGCTTTCGTCGCTGCTCCCTGATTGCTCTGATGATGAGGAGCCTGAAtcagaatctgaatctgaatcagaTCCTCCCTCTCCCTTTGTTCCTCCTTCCGttcttcctcccctccccctgcTCTTTTTGAAGTTCCAGCCCTGGCCATGTACTTTTCCATCATGGTGACTTAAAGGTGTGCTCTGCAGGTCAGCCAAGAGTTCAGCACCTAGCAACCGGGCCTCATCATCAGCTACCTCCTCCTTTACATCTGGCAGGTCATCTTCAGTCTTGGGCTGGATGAGGGGCATGATGGGAAGTGGTTGCGGTGGAGGGGCCTGCTGGTTCTGGATGAACTCTTCCCTAGCCTGATTGAAGGTGAACTGTGGGTCTGCTAATATGGAAAGCTCAGTGCGGCTGACACCATGCAGATTAGCACCAAGCATCAGCTGACGATCGTGGTCTGGTATATTCCACCAACTGGGCAGCTCGGAGTTCGGCAGGGCCAGGGTTAGACGCTCCTCCAGGGAGGGGTGGGGCAGGACTCGCTCACGCAGGCGACGCAAAAGGCTAATACGGTAAAGGGTACGGGAAGCACGCTCCTCAGTGATGGGGGCCACAGTCTGGGAATTCTCTGCAGGATCTGATTTGGATGAGAATCAAAGGTTAAAAGACAAAAGCTTAGACACGCAACATGTTCTAATTTAACCAAAATATCGATTAGTCTGTAGTATAGTACAGTAAATCACATGGATATTTAGAAAATGTGGTCTCTGTCTGCATGGTGTTGAACTGTGGACAACTGTGGAGCctgaataaaataattatttcaaataCTGTAGTTACCTTCTCTGCCTGGGGGGAGGTGGCAAACCCTCCGACACATGGCAACAAAAGAGCGGAAGTATCGGCTGAGACTCTCGTCAGTTTTTTTATCCAGGCGAGCAAAGGTACGAAAGCGAGTCCAGTCAAATTCAAGGTCTCCGGCCTCAGGGAAATCTGGTTCCTTTTTCAACTTCACCACACCAAAGGTCGATACCACACGGTAGAAGTCACACTCCTCTCTACGTGTCCATCTAGGAGGAGAACAACAGGAATGAGATGGGTCGGTCTAAGAGCATAACATCTGATAAAATTGAGGAAAGATTCTGAAGCAATAATCTCTTTGACACAATCTGCATGccatacatttttacaaagaTGTATGTGTACCTCTGCTGGCGCTCCTGCCGTGCAATCTCCTTCAGTTTACTAGCTTGTTCACACCGCCTGCGCCTGCGGTCACCCTTTGCCTCAGCTTCAATCTTCAGCTGCTCCTGTCTGTAGCTGCGTTGGAAAGCCGTGATAAGCCGACGTAACCTTGCTGTGAGTGATGAGCTTGAGGGCCAGTTGCTCGCACCACTCAGGCTCAGTAAGTTTTCTGTGACCAATGGCCCCGACCTTTCCTCAACAGAAATCTCATCATCCACGTTCATCGAGTCATTCTGGAGAAAAGACTGGCAATTAATGACACATACTTCATTTTTTAAGCTCTGTTAGTtgcaaaatataaaatcaatgcAAAGATACAAATGCAGACACAAATGTTTAGGATGTGACTTGGACTCGTACCTCCTCGAAAAGATCTTTGTGCCTTGAGGCCGGTTTGAACTCTGGGTCCTCTGAGTATTTATCATAGTCAGCACTGCACAATACAAAACAGACAATCACAGGTCATTGAAGAAACATACTGTccaaaatattgcacatttccTCCAGATATGACAAAAGAGAAAGTTTACACTTTCTCTAAACtattaaaatcataaaactATTGTGACTGTAGCATTTGACATAAATACAAAAGGGAACGCAGAATAATATGAAGTAGGCGCCACTCACTCTTCCCCCATCTCAGTGTCACCAGTGTGCTGCTCAGCATCAATGGCCTTGTCATCAGGTCGACCAGCTCTCTCCAGGAAGCAGAGGCAGGGATCAGCACGCATGGTGGTGTACATTTCATAACCTGGAAACAGGGACACAGTTGAGAccgtcacaaaaaaaaacccaaaacaaaaagtgGAGACAAGCAAACCGGAAATGTTGCCATAAATCAGAAATGACTAAATTAGACTATATAGAGAGAATGTACCATGTTTGAATACACCAGAGAGCAGTGAGCGGTCTGCCTCAGAATCCCACCATCCTGCTGGCACTTCCTGTTGCTCCATCTCAGGCATCCAGATATCAAGCTCCCTGGAAAAAGCATCAATATTTTACTGAATTTGAGTCTTATATTTAGGAGGTATATTCAATGTGCAAAGGAATGCATTATATACCTTATGACAGCTCCTTTCAGAACGGCGTCTGCATGTTCGCCAATCACTTCCTGCTTCAGGTAGTAGAGCATACGCACCCTGAGCAATACCCTGCAGCAAAGAGGTgagatgttttaatgtttgaacATGGATGAGAAGGCAAACACATGAATACAACAGCTGACTCAGCTTTACTGACTTGTTGCACTGGTGCTTGAGATGTTTGCGGTAGCTCTCATCCAACAAAAGAGTGTCAGGGTTGTACTTTCGGATCCACTCCACTTTCTGAACATCAAATGTGCTCTGGGCCTTTACCCTTTTACCCTTTCTGCCTCTTGGAACAGGGATAGACAGTCCTTGGTGATGGAAAGAAGATGAATATTAAAGAGGTATTTAAACAcagcttttaatttgaaacagtttcaatgacaaacacactcatAGCCTCAGAAATGTTTTGAATAATCTGTGTGCAGCCTCTTACCAGAGTGGTTGAGTAGAGTTGTTGGTCCACACCCGTTCTCCGGCGGAGTGATGAGCTCCCAGATGAAGCTCTTGATGTTCTCATCTCCACGGTAGTGAAGCAGACAAAAGACCAGGATGACACGGCAGATCGTCTCAACATCCCGCTCACTCAAACGTCGCTTACATCTAGCATGTGACAGGATGTCTCTCCAACGTCCCCAACTGCACAAGAACAAAATACGAAATAAGGTGTAAACACAGGATGGGAGTTAAGAGTAACACATTTATACTGAAAGCTACTGTTTATATACCCATAGACAAGAAGGTGTTTCTCGACCCGGAAACAGTCCGTGCGGCCGTATCCTCCTCCACTGTGGCGGTCAGCGCGTCGGGAAGAACGAGACTGTCTGGAATTGGCAGGTGGAtactcatcatcactgtccaAATCAGACAGGTCTCCACCCTCGCCTCGTAAACTGGAAAATTGTCGAGTCTGCTTGCGTACTCTGGGAGTGTCTATCACAAGGGTGTTCTGTGGGAGGGAAAAGTAATCCAACAGGAGTTAACATTTAGATATTCAAGCTTATCAACATGAATACAACTTGAAAAGGAATTTCCAATTCTACCAGGCCCTGGTCTGGGCTAAACCGGGCCACAAAGGAAGCAAGGCTACTGcattgtgttttgtctttttattcctTAAAAGTTTTATTACATATCAAAATGgaatttatattcatttaaaactaccaaatcaaaacaaggcaaaaaaaaaatgcatgctTAATATAACATGAGTTGTTAATTACAATCAGCTCTGAAACATCTCCTCTCATCAGGAATGTAGCGAAGCCTGCTCCAAGTGACATGT
This genomic interval carries:
- the LOC122775042 gene encoding TOX high mobility group box family member 4-A-like isoform X1 yields the protein MDINFYSDLSDGCAQNVDSEFLDSQAYGGYPEENKFAEGSDSYLTISGAGHPFLSAEQTFHTPSLGDEVFEIPPISLDPDPALGISDAHFELTDGSDGTGGSSVSRSLVSNLVVEANDPSFASTFVNSGSQGLEQLNLGSMGQAGGGALLSSSALEMGNSSGSHFSSSSPMTIDVQLGDIGHSLLGSSHLSTINQSELALGLGGENMGHHSETPEQPLSATPSPAGSLQDEDMDDFKRSVLVDSPMSLSSSSVLSHLSSHQAHLSSISPVTGRRGGGKPATLSPASMAMGPKKGRKKKDPNEPQKPVSAYALFFRDTQAAIKGQNPNASFGEVSKIVASMWDSLAEEQKQVYKRKTEVAKREYLKALAAYRANQLSQPGFEEMETAPSPPPPVDNLTPTAPLSAGQQAIRLANSNTEENTITNICVSNIILDVPERTTRSRTGANKASTPATTAAALAPPAQTITKIIIPKHILQAGGQLVTVLPGGGVRTLQPTLLLSGGSRQPPPLQQMQNAPPPPRLQQMAPAPPPLQAKPREGSTLAVSVTATPPPPLQIKIVPASLQGKETLPIIVPNSASASSTVTTSSTSAPIVSVQVLNSADVSGGADEDEVTEVLPSEEEEMEVTASSNVMKSVCVRAGCNNPAVESEDWDKEYCSNECVATHCRDIFQAWCSIRNQNIGTVK
- the LOC122775042 gene encoding TOX high mobility group box family member 4-A-like isoform X2 — encoded protein: MDINFYSDLSDGCAQNVDSEFLDSQAYGGYPEENKFAEGSDSYLTISGAGHPFLSAETFHTPSLGDEVFEIPPISLDPDPALGISDAHFELTDGSDGTGGSSVSRSLVSNLVVEANDPSFASTFVNSGSQGLEQLNLGSMGQAGGGALLSSSALEMGNSSGSHFSSSSPMTIDVQLGDIGHSLLGSSHLSTINQSELALGLGGENMGHHSETPEQPLSATPSPAGSLQDEDMDDFKRSVLVDSPMSLSSSSVLSHLSSHQAHLSSISPVTGRRGGGKPATLSPASMAMGPKKGRKKKDPNEPQKPVSAYALFFRDTQAAIKGQNPNASFGEVSKIVASMWDSLAEEQKQVYKRKTEVAKREYLKALAAYRANQLSQPGFEEMETAPSPPPPVDNLTPTAPLSAGQQAIRLANSNTEENTITNICVSNIILDVPERTTRSRTGANKASTPATTAAALAPPAQTITKIIIPKHILQAGGQLVTVLPGGGVRTLQPTLLLSGGSRQPPPLQQMQNAPPPPRLQQMAPAPPPLQAKPREGSTLAVSVTATPPPPLQIKIVPASLQGKETLPIIVPNSASASSTVTTSSTSAPIVSVQVLNSADVSGGADEDEVTEVLPSEEEEMEVTASSNVMKSVCVRAGCNNPAVESEDWDKEYCSNECVATHCRDIFQAWCSIRNQNIGTVK